AAAATATTCTTTTAAGATTCTAGCTCTAGGGTCATATACTTTGTATACTCTATGCCCGAAGCCCATTATCCTCCTCTTTTCTGCTAGCGCTTTCCTGATGTACTCTTCAACCCTTCCTGGAGTTTTTATTTCCTTCAACATTTCCAGAACTTTCTCATTCGCTCCACCATGTAGAGGACCTTTCAGCGCAGCTATACCTGAAACTATGGCGGAGTAGATATCAGACAATGTGGATATCGTAGTCAACGCGGCGGTCGTTGAAGCAGGTAGCTCGTGTTCAGCGTGAAGAATCAGCGACACATCTATTATCTTACTACTCAAATCATCAGGCTCCTTTCCGAACATCATGTAAAGGAAGTTTGCAGCATAGCCAAGCTTTTTGTTAGGAGGTATTACTTCAAATCCTTCTTTAATTCTGTAGATGTATGCTGTTATGGTTCCGACTTTTGCCTGAAGTCTGATGGCCTTTCTTATGTTAGCCTCTCTAGAATTATCTTCAAGTTCGGGGTCGTATGGACCGAGAGCCGAGACCGCCGTCCTCATAATGTCCATGGGATGCGCATTTTTAGGGATTTTTTTAATAAGGTCAACTATTTCGTAGGGTATGTCGGCATTTTCCATAAGATTCTTCTTTAGGTCATCTAACTCTTTTCTATTGGGAAGTCTGTTGTACCAGAGAAGGAAGCAAACTTCTTCAAACGACGAATATTTTGCTAAATCTTCTATCGGATAACCCACATAATATAGTGTTCCCTTTTCACCATCAATGTAGGATAGTTTTGTCTCAGTTATTATAATGTTCTCCAATCCTTTGTGGATTATGACTTCGGGTGTGGGCATCTTCGCCTATACTGCCCAAGGAGGCATAGGAGAGGTATATAACGATTTTTTAAATTTTTCTGTAAAAATTAATTATTTTAAAAATTCCGTAAAAGCCTTATATTTATCAAATACGATAACAGGAAATATGTTTGAGAAGATCGCAGTTATTGGAGCAGGTACGATGGGTCATGGAATCGCTGAAATCGCTGCGCTTAATGGATACGTCGTCTCTTTATGCGATATAAGCGAAGAGATACTCCAAGGAGCCATCAAGAAGATAGAGTGGAGCCTTCGAAAGATGGTTGAGAAGGGAAAACTGGGTGAGGAGACCCTAACATCAACACTTAACAGAATCAGAGTAACGACAAG
Above is a window of Aigarchaeota archaeon DNA encoding:
- a CDS encoding citrate synthase/methylcitrate synthase, encoding MPTPEVIIHKGLENIIITETKLSYIDGEKGTLYYVGYPIEDLAKYSSFEEVCFLLWYNRLPNRKELDDLKKNLMENADIPYEIVDLIKKIPKNAHPMDIMRTAVSALGPYDPELEDNSREANIRKAIRLQAKVGTITAYIYRIKEGFEVIPPNKKLGYAANFLYMMFGKEPDDLSSKIIDVSLILHAEHELPASTTAALTTISTLSDIYSAIVSGIAALKGPLHGGANEKVLEMLKEIKTPGRVEEYIRKALAEKRRIMGFGHRVYKVYDPRARILKEYFRKLCEKKDEWTIYHVIEKIEEVMINLLGKKGIFPNIDFYSGAVYDMLGIPSYLFTPMFAMARTSGWTAHVIEYLQDNKLIRPRAYYIGQLDLKYTPIEQRE